A window from Megalobrama amblycephala isolate DHTTF-2021 linkage group LG9, ASM1881202v1, whole genome shotgun sequence encodes these proteins:
- the ggcta gene encoding gamma-glutamylcyclotransferase a, with protein MSSRGCFLYFAYGSNLLKERLQLKNPSAVFHSVGRIQDYRLNFGLWGDCTDCAWHGGVATIEESEGDEVWGVVWRIDNQNLPSLDRQEQVHEGVYSPLEVKVETKEEPLLCRTYKMNNFRPCPPSPQYKKVVCLGAQQNSLPQNYIQKLLALETNNYSGTSILDQITDIEK; from the exons ATGTCATCCAGAGGttgttttctgtattttgcTTATGGCAGTAATTTACTGAAAGAGAGACTGCAACTGAAAAACCCATCAGCTGTCTTTCACTCCGTCGGCAGGATACAg GACTACAGGCTGAATTTCGGTCTTTGGGGCGACTGCACTGACTGCGCTTGGCACGGTGGAGTTGCCACGATAGAGGAGAGTGAAGGAGACGAGGTGTGGGGGGTCGTGTGGAGGATAGACAACCAAAACCTGCCCAGTTTAGACCG ACAGGAACAGGTTCATGAAGGTGTGTACAGCCCATTAGAGGTCAAAGTGGAAACAAAAGAGGAGCCGCTTCTCTGCCGGACGTACAAGATGAACAATTTCAGACCCTGTCCACCTTCACCACAGTATAAAAAG GTGGTGTGTTTAGGGGCTCAACAGAACAGCTTGCCTCAAAACTACATACAGAAGCTTCTGGCTCTGGAGACAAACAACTACAGCGGCACTTCCATATTGGATCAGATTACAGACATCGAGAAATGA